A window of the Mannheimia granulomatis genome harbors these coding sequences:
- a CDS encoding helix-turn-helix domain-containing protein produces MSEKINSTQRALRILKALKGRTLTGLSNKELADRLNESPVNITRSLQALIAEGLVVKLEETGRFALSIQMLQIAVTHQRDTEKMQARMAEMDQRVKAGAF; encoded by the coding sequence ATGAGTGAGAAAATCAACAGCACACAGCGTGCTTTGCGAATTTTGAAAGCCTTGAAAGGCAGAACTCTAACAGGGTTAAGCAATAAAGAATTAGCCGACCGATTAAATGAAAGCCCTGTGAACATTACACGTTCATTACAGGCGTTAATTGCGGAAGGGTTGGTAGTGAAACTGGAAGAAACAGGACGCTTTGCCTTAAGTATTCAGATGTTACAGATTGCTGTTACCCACCAGCGTGATACGGAAAAAATGCAAGCCCGAATGGCAGAAATGGATCAGCGCGTAAAGGCTGGGGCATTTTAA
- a CDS encoding phage virion morphogenesis protein yields the protein MLQIRLDADGAIRSLAQTATNLQQGKKLYGVLGEALRTIHKQRFEKEQASPEGEKWQPLSPKYRAKKKRNADKVLIKDGYLKNLLRYRADDNSVVFGSDRKYARLHQFGSQKASGRGSGVSARPWLGVSEQNKDYLLAKTEHFIRRIISQS from the coding sequence ATGCTCCAAATCCGCCTCGATGCCGACGGTGCTATCCGTTCTCTAGCCCAAACCGCTACAAACTTGCAACAAGGCAAAAAGCTCTATGGCGTGCTAGGCGAGGCGTTGCGAACTATCCATAAGCAACGCTTTGAGAAAGAACAAGCCTCGCCCGAGGGCGAGAAGTGGCAACCGCTCTCGCCGAAATACCGTGCAAAGAAAAAACGCAATGCCGATAAGGTACTGATTAAAGACGGCTATCTGAAAAACCTGCTGCGCTATCGGGCAGACGATAACAGCGTGGTCTTTGGCTCTGATCGCAAATATGCCCGTTTGCACCAGTTCGGAAGCCAAAAGGCAAGTGGGCGAGGTTCGGGCGTATCGGCTCGTCCGTGGCTCGGGGTAAGCGAGCAGAATAAGGATTATTTATTGGCAAAAACCGAGCATTTTATCCGCCGAATTATCAGCCAATCCTAA
- a CDS encoding DNA-binding protein has product MQRKTKTPSEVKAEFRAKGETFAHWAKANGYDPTHVSRVLNGTIKASYGKSHEIAMKLGLKAAA; this is encoded by the coding sequence ATGCAGAGAAAAACAAAAACGCCAAGTGAAGTTAAGGCGGAATTTCGAGCCAAAGGCGAAACCTTTGCTCATTGGGCAAAAGCCAACGGCTACGACCCGACCCATGTTTCCCGTGTGCTGAACGGCACGATTAAAGCAAGTTACGGCAAAAGCCACGAGATTGCGATGAAACTGGGCTTGAAAGCCGCTGCGTAA
- a CDS encoding excalibur calcium-binding domain-containing protein, translating into MKKSVKLMGICLLIFVAAVYAKEKYECEGKRTCSQMESCEEARFYLIQCGVSSLDRDRDGVPCESICGGKKKK; encoded by the coding sequence ATGAAAAAATCTGTAAAATTAATGGGTATATGTTTACTTATTTTCGTTGCTGCCGTCTATGCCAAAGAAAAATATGAATGCGAAGGCAAACGCACCTGTAGCCAAATGGAAAGCTGCGAAGAAGCTCGTTTTTACCTCATCCAATGCGGTGTAAGCAGCCTTGATAGAGATAGGGACGGCGTGCCTTGTGAAAGTATTTGTGGTGGGAAGAAAAAGAAATAA
- a CDS encoding phage minor head protein, giving the protein MTTSVAKPLPFNEQIDYFRRKINMPTASYLDIYGEAHDYAFAVAGAHTQEIVGDFRKAVDEVIEQGGTLEQFRKRFDEIVEKHSWEYNGGRNWRSRIIYDTNLYASYNHGRYTQQKALADVQPYWEYEHNDSAHPRPEHQAWDGKVLRADDPWWDYHYPVRAYGCHCTVRALDDFDLQAEGKTVAESPPIEWEEKLIGQRSGSPRIVRVPKGVDPSFEHPKRLVPIHKVDEILFQKLVDTPPQFASSAVSNVLNYPPALALLNQSVKEMVDTVVSERVPRGTMKYVGAIPRPVIQKLEALDKAPQTAVIAVRDEDILHALRDSKQGKGINLPVEFWQQLPEKLKQPDAILLETSQKQPTLLFVYSTDQGKVAIKMDYEVQIKDKLSKQKERIKLNMVRTGSKIEPTKEWGNLKNSYELLWGSLE; this is encoded by the coding sequence ATGACCACAAGTGTTGCTAAACCTTTGCCTTTTAATGAGCAAATCGACTACTTCCGCCGCAAAATCAATATGCCAACGGCAAGCTATCTCGACATCTATGGCGAAGCACATGATTACGCCTTTGCGGTGGCAGGGGCGCATACGCAGGAAATTGTTGGTGATTTTCGCAAGGCAGTGGATGAAGTAATTGAACAGGGTGGCACGTTGGAACAATTCCGCAAGAGATTTGATGAAATTGTCGAAAAGCATTCGTGGGAATATAACGGCGGCAGAAATTGGCGCAGTCGGATTATTTACGACACCAATCTTTATGCCAGCTACAACCACGGGCGTTATACCCAGCAGAAAGCTCTTGCCGATGTGCAGCCCTATTGGGAGTACGAACACAACGACAGCGCACACCCTCGCCCCGAGCATCAAGCCTGGGACGGTAAAGTGTTGCGTGCAGACGACCCGTGGTGGGACTACCACTACCCTGTACGTGCCTACGGTTGCCACTGCACCGTGCGAGCCTTGGATGATTTTGACTTACAAGCCGAGGGAAAAACCGTTGCAGAAAGCCCACCGATTGAGTGGGAAGAAAAGCTGATTGGGCAACGCAGCGGCAGCCCTCGCATTGTACGTGTGCCGAAAGGGGTTGATCCGAGTTTTGAACACCCGAAACGGTTAGTGCCTATCCACAAGGTCGATGAAATTCTGTTTCAGAAACTGGTCGATACGCCACCACAATTTGCCTCATCCGCCGTCTCAAACGTACTGAACTATCCGCCTGCATTGGCGTTGCTTAATCAGTCGGTTAAAGAGATGGTCGATACAGTGGTCAGCGAGCGTGTACCTCGTGGCACGATGAAGTATGTGGGGGCTATCCCTCGACCGGTTATTCAAAAGCTTGAAGCCCTCGATAAAGCCCCACAAACGGCAGTAATTGCGGTGCGTGATGAGGATATTTTGCACGCACTTAGAGACAGCAAACAGGGCAAAGGCATTAATCTGCCAGTGGAGTTTTGGCAGCAGTTACCGGAAAAACTCAAACAACCTGACGCTATTTTATTGGAAACCAGCCAAAAGCAGCCAACCTTACTATTTGTGTATAGCACAGACCAAGGCAAAGTTGCTATTAAAATGGACTATGAGGTGCAAATTAAAGACAAATTAAGCAAGCAAAAAGAGCGTATCAAACTGAATATGGTTAGAACCGGCAGTAAAATTGAACCAACGAAAGAATGGGGAAATTTGAAAAACTCGTATGAGTTACTTTGGGGAAGTTTGGAATAA
- a CDS encoding DUF935 domain-containing protein — MKKDLINEIATRARSFDGWSFGYYLPNPDPVLKKMGKDISTYRELLSDGQVRSGVRRRKAAIKGLNWRITTTNNTKIDEALNAIFEALPLNHIITEMLNASLFGYQVSEVMWAKQSDLIIPTAIVGKKPEWFVFDEENRLRFRTKDSWLEGELLPEHKFLLTTQEATQDNPYGLGDLSLCFWAATFKKGGFKFWLEFVEKYGSPWLVGKHPRQTAEPDKEALADSLEAMIGTAIAVVPNDSSVEILEAAGKGTSSDSYERFLNFCKGEINIALLGQNQTTEQDSNRASAQAGLEVVEDIRNDDKAMIEETLNQLLQWICHYNFAVETLPRFEFYEQEEIDTVLVGRDEKLFGLGVRFSQQYLERTYGFEKGDIELATTQQAVGTTPKFANFSEPHTHKRKPIDEIIDQMGELASHPLNSNIANIRAKLDMAGSLEECQQILDDFIPELEFAEYAQLFAEGLTLANLRGRFEVQEEGKR; from the coding sequence ATGAAAAAAGATCTTATCAATGAAATTGCCACCCGTGCCCGCAGCTTTGACGGCTGGTCGTTTGGCTATTACCTGCCAAACCCTGATCCTGTACTCAAAAAAATGGGTAAGGATATTTCTACTTACCGTGAGCTGCTTTCCGACGGGCAAGTTCGCTCCGGCGTTCGCCGCCGAAAAGCGGCTATCAAAGGACTGAACTGGCGGATTACCACCACGAACAACACGAAAATTGATGAGGCGTTAAATGCGATTTTTGAAGCCTTGCCGTTAAATCATATCATTACCGAAATGCTTAATGCCTCGTTATTTGGCTATCAAGTTAGCGAGGTGATGTGGGCAAAGCAAAGCGATCTGATTATCCCAACGGCGATTGTGGGCAAAAAGCCGGAATGGTTTGTGTTTGATGAGGAGAACCGATTACGTTTTCGTACCAAGGATAGCTGGCTGGAAGGCGAGCTGTTGCCGGAACATAAATTTTTGCTCACCACCCAAGAAGCCACACAGGACAACCCCTACGGCTTAGGCGATCTCTCGCTCTGCTTTTGGGCAGCAACTTTTAAGAAAGGTGGTTTTAAATTTTGGTTGGAATTTGTGGAGAAATATGGCTCGCCTTGGTTGGTTGGTAAACATCCGCGCCAAACTGCCGAGCCGGATAAAGAAGCCCTTGCTGACAGTTTGGAAGCAATGATTGGTACAGCAATTGCTGTCGTACCAAACGATAGCTCTGTAGAAATTTTAGAAGCTGCCGGGAAAGGTACATCCAGCGACAGTTATGAACGATTTTTAAATTTTTGTAAGGGCGAAATTAATATTGCCTTGCTTGGACAAAACCAAACTACCGAACAAGACAGTAACCGAGCCTCAGCACAAGCAGGGTTGGAAGTGGTGGAAGATATTCGCAATGATGACAAGGCAATGATTGAGGAAACTCTCAATCAGTTGCTGCAATGGATTTGCCACTACAACTTTGCGGTCGAGACCCTACCGAGGTTTGAGTTTTATGAACAAGAAGAAATTGATACGGTATTAGTTGGACGCGATGAAAAACTCTTTGGATTAGGTGTACGGTTTTCGCAGCAGTATTTGGAGCGCACCTATGGCTTTGAAAAAGGTGATATTGAGCTGGCTACAACGCAACAAGCGGTCGGTACTACGCCAAAATTTGCAAATTTTAGTGAGCCTCATACTCACAAACGCAAACCGATTGACGAAATCATCGACCAAATGGGCGAACTGGCAAGCCATCCACTTAACAGCAATATTGCCAACATTCGGGCGAAGTTGGATATGGCCGGTAGCCTTGAAGAGTGCCAGCAAATTTTAGACGACTTTATCCCTGAGTTGGAATTTGCCGAGTATGCACAACTGTTTGCCGAAGGGCTGACCTTGGCAAATTTACGTGGACGGTTTGAAGTGCAAGAGGAAGGTAAGCGATGA
- a CDS encoding N-acetylmuramoyl-L-alanine amidase → MPQIQKIVIHCSATQNGKSLRNKTQTAAQVIDSWHAGRGFKRTYSNLIAFNPHLKHLGYHYVIDTDGTVETGRKVGEIGSHVKGHNMHSVGICLVGGVTKDKRNHGEYTEKQWQALHRLLRKLESDYPEARICGHRDLSPDLNGDGTISPNEWLKDCPCFDVWSWLDSEQVINVDHLFKE, encoded by the coding sequence ATGCCTCAAATCCAAAAAATTGTTATCCACTGCTCAGCCACTCAAAACGGCAAGTCCTTACGTAATAAAACCCAAACTGCTGCGCAAGTAATTGACAGCTGGCACGCAGGGCGTGGGTTTAAGCGTACTTATTCTAATCTCATCGCATTTAATCCGCACTTAAAACACCTTGGTTATCACTATGTAATTGATACAGATGGTACGGTTGAAACAGGGCGAAAAGTGGGCGAAATCGGCTCTCATGTCAAAGGACACAATATGCACTCGGTTGGCATTTGCTTAGTCGGCGGTGTAACCAAAGACAAACGCAACCACGGCGAGTACACTGAAAAACAGTGGCAAGCCTTGCATCGTTTATTACGCAAATTAGAAAGCGATTATCCCGAAGCCCGTATCTGCGGACACCGAGATTTATCGCCGGACTTAAACGGAGATGGCACTATCAGCCCGAATGAATGGCTGAAAGATTGCCCTTGTTTTGATGTGTGGAGCTGGCTGGATAGCGAGCAAGTTATCAATGTCGATCATCTATTTAAGGAATAA
- a CDS encoding peptidase — protein sequence MNLIEIFKAGTRKDAHGVEITLTTADLQQAVESYSPEYHEAPAVVGHPQHNHPAYGWVKRLQLDGDTLKAEFDQIDPEFAEMVEAGRFKKVSASFYLANSPNNPKQGSLYLRHVGFLGAMPPAVKGLRNPEFAEGEEGVVDFADWAEASMFRRLRDWLIGKFGQDEADKALPDYLVENVQYNVVREEMKSAEPSHEPIFNEPQPDPKGDTEMSMTPEEIAALQAENAKLKADKAAAEAAKAEAELEATKVENANFCEQLISEGKLAPVAKEAALNLLNHSATVAGGGTVSFNEGESLLTVTKAFLQAQPKIVEFAEVADPKKAAETEADTVSYAEGTNPASIEADQKIRAYMKRHSVDYTTAFKHLFN from the coding sequence ATGAACCTAATTGAAATTTTTAAAGCCGGAACGCGTAAAGACGCGCACGGCGTTGAAATCACCCTCACCACCGCAGACTTGCAACAGGCGGTAGAAAGCTATTCGCCAGAGTATCACGAAGCCCCTGCTGTTGTCGGACACCCTCAGCATAACCACCCTGCCTATGGCTGGGTAAAACGCTTGCAACTGGACGGCGATACGCTGAAAGCCGAATTCGACCAAATCGACCCTGAATTTGCCGAAATGGTGGAAGCCGGTCGGTTTAAGAAAGTCTCCGCCTCGTTTTACCTTGCTAACAGCCCAAACAACCCGAAACAAGGCTCGCTCTATCTACGCCACGTCGGTTTTTTAGGCGCGATGCCCCCTGCTGTGAAAGGTTTGCGCAATCCTGAATTTGCGGAAGGTGAAGAAGGTGTGGTGGATTTTGCCGACTGGGCAGAAGCCTCGATGTTTCGGCGACTGCGTGATTGGCTGATTGGCAAGTTTGGGCAAGATGAAGCAGACAAAGCCTTGCCCGATTATCTTGTTGAAAACGTGCAATACAACGTGGTGCGTGAAGAAATGAAGTCTGCTGAACCTTCCCATGAACCAATTTTTAATGAACCCCAACCCGACCCCAAAGGAGATACTGAAATGTCGATGACACCCGAAGAAATCGCTGCCCTACAAGCGGAGAATGCCAAGCTGAAAGCCGATAAAGCCGCTGCGGAAGCGGCAAAAGCGGAAGCCGAGCTGGAAGCCACCAAGGTTGAAAACGCTAACTTCTGCGAGCAGCTGATTAGCGAAGGCAAACTTGCGCCAGTTGCGAAAGAAGCAGCATTGAATTTGCTCAACCATTCCGCAACCGTGGCAGGCGGTGGCACGGTTTCGTTTAACGAAGGCGAGAGTCTTTTAACCGTGACCAAAGCCTTTTTGCAAGCCCAACCGAAAATTGTCGAGTTTGCCGAAGTTGCTGATCCGAAAAAAGCAGCAGAGACAGAGGCGGACACGGTGAGCTATGCCGAAGGTACAAATCCGGCTTCCATTGAAGCCGACCAAAAAATTCGCGCTTATATGAAGCGGCATTCGGTGGACTACACCACAGCATTCAAACACCTTTTTAACTAG
- a CDS encoding DUF2681 domain-containing protein, with amino-acid sequence MISLTLALIIGACLLSISAWFKWQSYRAERKIEAVEQQNQQLTAQNTQLQAEKTVAQTQIKHHQTRKQNEENARISDRTSVLERLQQSNDLRD; translated from the coding sequence ATGATCTCATTAACCTTAGCTTTAATTATTGGAGCTTGTTTGCTCTCCATATCAGCGTGGTTTAAATGGCAGTCTTACCGTGCCGAACGCAAGATTGAAGCGGTAGAGCAACAAAATCAACAGCTCACCGCCCAAAACACGCAGTTACAAGCGGAAAAAACAGTGGCTCAAACCCAAATAAAACATCATCAAACAAGGAAGCAAAATGAAGAAAATGCTCGTATTTCTGACCGCACTTCTGTGCTTGAGCGCTTGCAGCAGTCCAACGATCTCCGTGATTAA
- a CDS encoding DUF2644 domain-containing protein, giving the protein MGFKELITNDNGRLSTTAFIQFFGAILMAIILAYSVYLDRANVAELFTVFALFCGGGVATKGFANAIKSHKGE; this is encoded by the coding sequence ATGGGCTTCAAAGAATTAATTACCAATGATAACGGCAGATTATCCACAACAGCATTTATCCAATTTTTTGGTGCAATTTTGATGGCAATTATTTTGGCTTACTCAGTCTATTTAGACCGAGCCAACGTAGCGGAATTATTTACGGTTTTCGCCCTTTTTTGCGGCGGCGGTGTGGCAACCAAAGGATTTGCCAACGCTATCAAATCACATAAGGGGGAATAG
- a CDS encoding helix-turn-helix domain-containing protein, with protein MNTSEKFKRLIKALGFASVKEFAEDLDISQARITDVMREKQKMPEDLLLKLISQYHVNANWLIASVGDMFIGNIPESALTKQEQVLLDDYRESNEQGKEAIEKTASALAQAALLANSKIA; from the coding sequence ATGAACACCAGCGAGAAGTTTAAGCGTTTGATTAAGGCTCTAGGATTTGCCAGCGTAAAAGAATTTGCAGAAGATTTGGATATTTCCCAAGCTCGAATTACAGATGTTATGCGTGAAAAACAAAAGATGCCTGAAGACTTATTGCTTAAATTAATCTCTCAGTATCACGTAAATGCTAACTGGCTGATTGCTAGTGTTGGGGATATGTTTATTGGAAATATTCCTGAAAGCGCTTTAACCAAACAAGAACAAGTGCTACTTGACGACTATCGTGAAAGTAACGAACAAGGCAAAGAAGCTATTGAAAAAACCGCTAGCGCGCTGGCGCAGGCGGCGTTACTTGCGAATAGTAAAATAGCTTAA
- a CDS encoding terminase large subunit domain-containing protein gives MTKQKTVEFELNPITKVMSRTPMVLLVYQQDWCADTSYVKVAEKSRRIGLTWAEGADSALLAASANGMDIWYVGYNKDMALEFIRDCANWAKFYGLAASEIEETQEVFKEGKDEESILAFTIRFASGWRITALSSSPSNLRGKQGRVIIDEAAFHPCLSELLKAAMALLMWGGQVHIISTHDGVDNPFNELCQEIREGKKPYSLHTITFRDAMEDGLYERICLRTNRPYTKEGEIEWETGIRASYGEDASEELDCIPKNSGGKWLSRALIESQMHSHTPLIRKEMSLDFELIDEPVRAKEIDLWLKEEIQPLLDDLDKSKRHFVGEDFARKGDLTSLAIAAQQPNLTNEIQFIVELGNMPYAQQEQIVLYILKRLPMFSGAAFDGGGNGGALAEKARDAFGTDLVHSIHLTEKWYKENTAPFKAALEDGTLTKIPKNADVLADLRAFEIVRGVPRIPDKRVRSVDGGKNKRHGDTAISLLLAHYASRQLVQMPVRPLARKPRRSQSLSKGY, from the coding sequence ATGACAAAACAGAAAACCGTAGAATTTGAGCTTAATCCCATTACCAAGGTGATGTCCCGTACGCCAATGGTCTTACTGGTTTATCAGCAAGATTGGTGTGCCGATACCAGCTATGTGAAAGTAGCTGAGAAATCTCGCCGTATCGGTCTAACTTGGGCGGAAGGCGCCGACAGTGCTTTATTAGCTGCGTCTGCCAACGGTATGGATATATGGTATGTAGGCTATAACAAAGATATGGCACTCGAATTTATTCGGGATTGTGCTAACTGGGCGAAATTTTACGGACTTGCTGCAAGCGAGATAGAAGAAACCCAAGAGGTGTTCAAAGAGGGAAAAGATGAAGAAAGTATTCTAGCTTTCACTATCCGTTTTGCCAGTGGCTGGCGTATTACTGCTCTGTCCAGTAGCCCTTCAAATCTGCGTGGTAAGCAGGGACGAGTCATTATTGATGAAGCCGCATTCCACCCTTGTTTAAGTGAATTACTTAAAGCCGCAATGGCTCTCTTAATGTGGGGTGGTCAAGTTCATATTATCAGCACCCACGATGGCGTAGATAACCCATTCAATGAGTTATGCCAAGAAATTCGAGAGGGTAAAAAGCCTTATAGCTTACATACTATTACTTTCCGTGATGCGATGGAAGACGGTTTGTATGAGCGTATTTGCTTACGCACCAATCGCCCTTATACGAAAGAGGGTGAAATTGAATGGGAAACGGGTATTCGGGCTTCTTATGGTGAAGATGCATCAGAAGAATTAGATTGCATACCTAAAAACTCTGGAGGTAAGTGGTTATCCCGAGCCTTAATTGAAAGCCAAATGCACTCACATACACCACTTATTCGTAAAGAGATGTCTCTAGATTTTGAGTTAATAGATGAGCCTGTTCGCGCCAAAGAAATTGATCTATGGCTTAAAGAGGAAATTCAACCTCTTTTAGATGATTTGGATAAATCTAAACGACATTTTGTAGGCGAGGATTTTGCTCGAAAAGGTGACTTAACATCCTTAGCTATCGCTGCACAACAGCCAAACTTAACCAATGAAATTCAGTTTATTGTTGAGCTGGGTAATATGCCATATGCCCAACAGGAACAGATTGTACTTTACATTTTAAAACGCCTCCCGATGTTCTCGGGGGCTGCATTTGATGGTGGTGGTAATGGTGGTGCATTGGCAGAAAAAGCACGTGATGCCTTCGGCACCGATTTGGTTCACAGCATTCATCTCACCGAAAAATGGTACAAGGAAAATACGGCTCCATTTAAAGCAGCACTGGAAGACGGCACACTAACCAAAATACCTAAAAATGCGGATGTACTTGCCGATTTACGAGCCTTTGAAATTGTACGAGGCGTGCCACGCATTCCAGATAAACGCGTTCGTAGTGTTGATGGTGGTAAGAATAAACGCCATGGAGATACAGCAATATCTCTGTTACTTGCACATTATGCGAGCCGTCAGCTTGTTCAAATGCCGGTGCGTCCACTGGCTCGCAAACCGCGACGTAGTCAATCGTTAAGCAAAGGATACTAA
- a CDS encoding DUF3102 domain-containing protein, producing the protein MTETTEKSTALSNESYLRHSIAIMDKWGNGEVFDKKLIIDRAKHCQRSITEQMLELGRALIILKEHLDHGEFSETVRSELDISPETARKFMQATLKFCGEGLQDTTPKLVQLGKSKLLELVTQDDDDLKELAEGGTVAGLKLDEVDRMSVQELRKALRKAREDKDAMAKVLANKDEKINRLDVDLAKKQKLIETQTPEQRGGVLREEAAAISYKAEAILRGQVFQAFEALQTHQEEHGIDHRQFMSGVLAEYQLILSELQERFNLDDTPSGSHIPEWARADSPWADNTDDEQSLASIIDEVSNAETVE; encoded by the coding sequence ATGACAGAAACAACCGAAAAATCGACCGCTCTTTCGAATGAAAGTTATCTTCGCCACAGTATTGCCATTATGGATAAATGGGGCAACGGCGAAGTATTTGATAAGAAACTTATTATTGACCGAGCTAAACATTGCCAGCGTTCTATTACAGAACAAATGCTAGAGCTAGGGCGAGCGTTAATTATTTTAAAAGAACATTTAGACCATGGCGAATTTAGTGAAACAGTCAGAAGTGAGCTAGATATTAGCCCTGAAACAGCACGCAAATTTATGCAAGCCACGCTGAAATTCTGCGGTGAAGGATTACAAGATACCACACCGAAGCTGGTGCAGTTAGGTAAATCGAAGTTATTAGAGCTGGTGACGCAAGATGATGACGATTTAAAAGAACTCGCCGAAGGTGGCACAGTGGCAGGCTTAAAGCTGGACGAAGTGGACAGAATGAGCGTGCAAGAATTGCGTAAGGCGTTACGCAAAGCCCGAGAAGATAAAGATGCGATGGCAAAAGTGCTTGCCAATAAAGATGAAAAAATCAACCGCCTTGATGTGGATTTGGCAAAAAAACAAAAGCTGATTGAAACCCAAACACCTGAACAGCGTGGCGGTGTGTTACGTGAAGAAGCAGCAGCGATTAGCTATAAAGCGGAAGCTATTTTGCGTGGGCAAGTGTTCCAAGCCTTTGAAGCCTTGCAAACCCATCAAGAAGAACATGGCATTGACCATCGCCAGTTTATGAGTGGCGTGCTTGCCGAGTATCAGTTGATTTTAAGCGAACTGCAAGAACGCTTTAACTTGGACGATACGCCTTCAGGTTCTCACATTCCTGAATGGGCAAGGGCGGATTCGCCTTGGGCAGATAATACAGACGACGAGCAGAGTTTGGCTTCGATTATTGATGAAGTCAGCAATGCAGAGACGGTGGAGTAA
- a CDS encoding DUF3486 family protein, whose protein sequence is MAPRSSIEKLPEDVRHWLERALTENGFSGYIELENLLKEKGFVISKSAIHRYGQKIERRFKAIKQSTEAARIIAEGAEDKDDKRSEALMGMLQSSLFEALVEIEDAQSEEMSPMEKFQALSFAGKNIASLIQASTKLKTYQAEVKQRAEQAAKDVEKVVKKGGLSDDVANEIRRKILGIATK, encoded by the coding sequence ATGGCTCCGAGATCCAGTATTGAAAAATTGCCCGAAGATGTTCGACATTGGCTTGAAAGAGCTCTAACTGAGAATGGTTTCAGTGGATATATTGAGTTAGAAAATTTACTGAAAGAAAAAGGATTTGTTATCAGCAAATCTGCTATTCATCGCTATGGACAAAAAATTGAGCGTCGATTTAAAGCCATAAAACAAAGTACAGAAGCCGCACGGATTATCGCAGAAGGTGCGGAAGATAAAGATGACAAACGCAGCGAAGCCTTAATGGGAATGCTGCAGTCCTCTCTGTTTGAGGCATTGGTTGAAATTGAGGATGCTCAAAGTGAAGAAATGTCTCCAATGGAAAAATTCCAAGCGTTAAGTTTCGCAGGCAAAAATATCGCCTCACTTATTCAAGCCAGTACCAAATTGAAAACTTATCAAGCAGAAGTGAAACAACGTGCCGAACAAGCAGCAAAAGACGTAGAAAAAGTCGTGAAAAAAGGCGGTTTAAGTGACGATGTTGCGAATGAAATTCGCCGCAAAATTTTAGGTATTGCAACCAAATGA